The bacterium genome includes the window TGCGGCTCGGGGCTCAAGGCCGTCATCCTGGCGGCCCAGGTCATCAAGTCCGGCGACGCCGACTGCATCCTGGCCGGCGGGCTAGAGTCCATGTCCAACGTGCCCCACTACTTCTTCAAGGGCCGCTTCGGCCAAAAGTTCGGCAACATGGACCTGGTGGACGGCATGATCCACGACGGCCTCTGGTGCGCCTTCGAGGACCAGCACATGGGGACCATCGGCGACTGGACCGCCCAGAAGTCGGGCATTAGCCGGGAGGAGCAGGACAAGTGGTCCGCGGGGAGTCACGCGAAAGCCGTGGCGGCGATCAAGGGCGGCAAGTTCAAGGCCGAGATAGTCCCCGTCGCGATTCCCCAGCGCAAAGGCGATCCCATCATCTTCGACACCGACGAGGGGCCCCGCGAGGACACCAACGTGGAATCGCTGGCCAAGCTGCGCCCCGCCTTCTCCAAGGACGGCACCATCACCGCCGGGAACGCGCCGGGCCTGAACGACGGCGCCTCGGCCATGATCGTCCTCTCCGCCGAGGCGGCCAAGAAGCTGGGCGTGAAGCCCCAGGTCCGCATCACCGGCTACGCCACCGGCGGCACCTCGCCCAAGGAGCTCTTCTACGCCCCCATCGTGGCGGTGAAGAAGCTGATGAAGCAGGCCGGTACCAAAATCGGCGACTACGACCTCATCGAGGTCAACGAGGCCTTCAGCGCCCAGGTGCTGGCCGACGGCAAGGAGCTCGGTTGGGACTGGAACCGGGTCAACGTCAACGGCGGCTCGGTGGCGCTGGGGCACCCCATCGGGGCCAGCGGCGCCCGCGTCCTGACCACCCTCATCTACGCCATGTTTGACCGCGGCGCCAAGACCGGCCTGGCCACCCTGTGCCTGGGCGG containing:
- a CDS encoding acetyl-CoA C-acetyltransferase, which produces APMKAPEFGAVCVAEAVKRAGIKPSDVEEVIMGNVVSAGIGQAPARQAAVKGGIPPEVGATTINKVCGSGLKAVILAAQVIKSGDADCILAGGLESMSNVPHYFFKGRFGQKFGNMDLVDGMIHDGLWCAFEDQHMGTIGDWTAQKSGISREEQDKWSAGSHAKAVAAIKGGKFKAEIVPVAIPQRKGDPIIFDTDEGPREDTNVESLAKLRPAFSKDGTITAGNAPGLNDGASAMIVLSAEAAKKLGVKPQVRITGYATGGTSPKELFYAPIVAVKKLMKQAGTKIGDYDLIEVNEAFSAQVLADGKELGWDWNRVNVNGGSVALGHPIGASGARVLTTLIYAMFDRGAKTGLATLCLGGGNAVALSVERI